AGAGCCCCTATCTTCAAATCAACCATTATTTAAGTTCGCAATTACCTATATAatgaatttaagatttaattaGGATAATTCCTTAACAAACTCCAAAActcaaagaaaatagaacttttcTGCATTTGGTGATAGGTGGTAATATACCGCTAATGCAATTTTAACTGGACTTCTATCTTTGGAATAATCTTAAGACCTAATGGACCGGAAACCCTGATAGAGTCGCTCTGAACGCCTAGAGAAGTTGCTTTCTTGCATTAGAGATCGGTACAAATCTAGGGCagttaaattatgttttgctATATCTGGGCAACAAGATGGGTTCGAGACTGTAAACTTGAAACTACGAACTTTCAGCGAAATAATCTGGTATTGATTTTACAATGACCTGAGTTCTTCTGTTTTAGAGCGACTTAATGTGCTGTATGAGAAAAACTGGACCAGACTGGTAACGGAGCAACTGAAGAAGTTCGAGAGATCTGTAGTGGAGACTGCCAAAAacgatgaaaatttcaatttagccGGACCAAAATGGACATTTGGGGGATCGCTACTTTATACAGTGACTCTCCTGACGACAGTTGGTAATTaatcttcaataaaattatgatCATCTTCTGAGTAATTTCCGTCGCTAGGTTATGGAAGGCTATCTCCAAAAACAGCCTTGGGAAAGATTATTGCGATTATATATGCAATCATAGGAGTGCCACTAATGTTAGTCCTCTTGTCAGAGCTGGGCAGTGTCTTAGCTTATGGTGTGAGAAGAGGATATTCGAAGTTGTGCTGTCATAAGAATGAGGAACCCTTCACGTGCCCTTCGGTAGGTTACCATAAGGCACCAAGCTCGCCTACgaagaattattattgtaagAGTAAGGAAGGTAAGTTCAATGAAAACTCGacagaaaaacagaaatagatttttttattatgttacaGAGTTCACcaacagtttttattattatttagtaCTTCTTATGAGGTAGACGAAGGTGATGTGGCGCCTAGCTATATTCTATAAAAGCCTAAAATAAAggagatttttttgtatgAAACGAATCAAAAAGTCTTTTTTTCCGCATTGTTAGATGAATGCtagcatattttaaaaacaacacCATATTGCTTTCTCTTACGTTTCCTGAGAAGTTTCGACTCAATTAAAAGTTTCCTCCCACAATAGAATTCtacaattattattctaaTCCTCAATACAGCAGAAATAGTTCCTTTTTATATCTTCCTCTGAATATTACATTGGATTATCTCTTAACACCAAAAATTTAGGACTATATGTTAACCACATTTTCGGTTTCTTACGTGTAGATACAGCATCCATACAGTTGACCACAACCCATTCCACCCCGAATCATGTCACCTTTCAAACCAATCATATTAACCACTATGTAAATCGGCAAGAAGTCCCTAAACGGGTTATTTTGGCTACGGTCAGGGCTAGTCATAGTAGAGGACGATGCAGGCAGGCACCTGTACGCCAAATTCTCGCAGGTAAATGCAGCGCAGATACGGAAGAGCAGATGAATCTACAGGATATTTTATGTTGCAGATCCCAACTGTCCCACTCACTGTCACAGCCATGGAAGCCCATTGAGAAATTCTTCTATAGTTGGCATATCCACTGATATAGAATTGGAGGAGGTTGaagaaaatgatgaaaatggCCAAGGGTAGAACTACCTAAAATTAACTTGTCAAGTAAAGATATGTGCATATCTTTTTACAGACAGTGCCTCCCGCATGACACACCATCACGCATACCCTTGATCTGGGGACCGCCTGACAAAAATGGGGGCACACCTCACTCAGGAGAAGAAGCAACACCATCCAACCTACCATCAGTGCCTATTTTCCTAGTAgtgtttctatttttttcctaCATAGGCCTCGGGGCTGCGTGTTTTGCCAATATGGATACTTGGACGTTTTTGGACgccatttatttttgttttctcgCTCTCTCCACTATAGGAGTTGGAGATAAGCTACCGACTATCCACCAAAATGAATTTGGGGGTCAGTTACACGTGTTCGCCTGTTGTCTCTATATCTTCTTAGGATTGGTCATATTGGCAATGTGTTTCAGTTTGGTACAAGAAGAGTTGACAATAAAATGCAGGCAACTAGCCAACAGCTTAGGCTTCGGCAAGGAGTAGCTGTCACGTTTCTCCTTTTTGTACTGTGATTTCCTGcgtttcaataataacaataataaataaataaatccatttttaaacaattttatgcagatattgttttatttcagcTCATCTAACGCGTTACCTATCGACATACGTAGATGGACGTTAGCATCCTTggcaatttgacactttgcctCCTTCATACAAAAACtttttgtatgaaaattaataaagaaattaaattataacccTGAACATGAAGTATTACCAAAAATTATCCGATTTCCTCTTGTGTCAAAACGaacttaatcaaaaatatcgcAGAGGTGAGAAACaaccaaataaaattcagTAAAAATACAGAAGAAATccatacattttaaaatataaagataaatattttaaatcgttttttccaaGATTTGTAcacgaaaattttttaaatctatatcATTTCATGAGGATCAGCAGCACAGTTGTAGGAGCTTAAAAGTCCAACTCAACGCTTTTCTGCacttcaatattaaaatattaaagaagtaTTCCGATATATTCTAAAacacagtaaaaaaaatcgtacatAGTAAGTATTTAGCACAGGCCGTCGGAGAAGAGAGACTCTACAGCATTGCTTTGCTTTGGTAATTCGAATTCGCCATTgctatttaattttcatttcgcaaaataatttaattttgacgaagcatttttcataacaaaattggtcaaaAGCGTTCCAAACTTTCTATCATTAATAATCACTGCTGATGCTCCGTACGAACTGTTTTGTATTTAATGTAATCTATATAGTTCGTTTTAAGTGTATGTTACAAGAGGGTCAAGAGTACGACGTACCCTTATGATACTCCCATGGCCAGCCTTATAGTATCAGACAGAGTCTTCACACGGCGGAAAACATTACTCTGAGAACGGCTCTGGGTGCGCCTCGGACCGTTGGCAGTGAAATGATAAAGAGAGATCTCAATTACATAATCAATGATGAATGTCATCAAAGAGCATGAAATCAAGACTTTCCAAGCAACGGAAGAACATCCAGACGAGCTGATCGGGAGGACAGCGAACTACACTCCGGAAAATGTCATACAGTATAAGAGACCAAGAGATTAGTTGCTGGATAACGGATGATAAAGGGGAACTATCCATACACGACCAAATGAGTCAAAAGACTTGagaaataaaagataaaaaaggtATCCCCTGCAACGATTGAAAGTAGAAGGCCAGATAGCTATTCTAGAACTTCGGATCCATTATTGCAAACCAGCAACCACCAAGGAGGCAGCCGACGAAGAAAGAAGCGTCCGGAAGGACAGAAGAGGGCGGAAGAACCCCCCGTCGGCGGGGTAGTTCAAGCCAAAGATCGGCGAGGCGATATCAATCATCCCCCCAAAGAGGCACACCAACAAAGGCTTAGAGCGATAGCAGAGTAGAAAGCAATAAACCGCTTAACTTTGTTACCTAATACCAAAACCAAAAAGCGGCCCAAAAGCGCGATCGAGGTTTCCGGGCACGGGTTCGAAATCCTCTGCGAACAAAGGATTTTTAATGAGTGAATAGTGAATGAAACCCCACACAGGCTGGTAGTACGGACTCAAGTACCGTCTTGCccataagatttttttatctccaGGGTCGCCACCCTCAAAAAATGGCTTTCTTCCTTTCTTCTAATCTCGCAACGCAGAAGCTGTGTCCGCGTTTGTAAATTTGTAAACTGAGTTAGTACATAATGAATTTGTACCGAAAAGTAAGAAGAGCACtcaattaattccaaaaaaactaGCACAATTGTAGTTTTTCACACGATTCCCCTTTGCGAGCGCAAAAACGAATGCAGTATATGAGCGGTAGTGAAGCTGCGCGCCGTGTTGCCTTTCTGCTTCACTGCCGATTAAACGTCAGTCGCCGTGAATGTTGCCATTTGCTCACATAACCTTATTATTTTCTGTCAAATCTGGTGATACGGGTGGGTGGTGTagcatttttaactttttattttgataattaaatttaaacaatcttATCAAgccatcaaattttaaaagaactcTGTATCGAAATCTTATTAATTGGTATAATGGATTGGAATTTGCGATACGACATTCATAGCGACACCGAATGCGATTTGAGTGAGGGTGTATCAGCGCCAAGAAATCTATTGGAAATGAATAGTGAAAATCTGATTTTCCAACAAAATGACCTATTTCCATCTGCTTTCCCTTTGATGGCCGATATACGAAGACAGGGAAAATTGTGTGATGTTGTTTTAAAGGTATGTtagcaatttgaaaatttgcaggaTAAGAAAAAACCTGCTCTTTTACTAAACCATCAAATGAGCACCAATTTTAACTCAATATAATGATACTTGTAGAACTTCTTATATAACACCCAGTATACCTTGAAAacctattttcaattttcttgtaaaCAAGGTGTGACACCGTCTTTATGTGTTGATGTTTTAGATTTACAATTCAGGTAACTACCTTTGTTTTAACTCTCCAGTTATGATTAACTTGTAAGTTTGGAGttgtaaattatataaaaagtgTGAGTGAATTAAGTTGAAAAACCAAGCTGataaatcatcaaaaatatcttgaaacatcttaaaattgcttcaaaatatCTTGTAATACCTTGGGCATGAACACCAATATGTCTCAGCACTCTAATCTCAAGGCTGACACTTTTTCTAGTTCATTACTAAAATTACTATATCTGTGGGTGTCTCAAAAATCAGTAATGTTCTAACTGTTTAATGTTCTATGGTAACCAGCACAGAGTTAATTGTGGACCATAGAGGTTTTGTGAGAAAGTCAGAAAACTATAATGCAACAGTATAGTACAATATGCCAGATCAAAATCTACTTTTTAACAGGATTTAGCCACAATCTAATTgaattatgaattaaaaacttaagtcTACATTGATTTAATGTAAAGTGACTTTATTCATTCAATCAGGTCGAGGGACAACAGTTTAGCGCTCATAAAATTGTCCTGGCATCAGCAATACCCTATTTTCATGCAATGTTTATGAATGATATGGTTGAATCAAGGAATAAGGAAATTGAAATCAAATGCATTGATGCGACGTAAGATTACATTACTAGTTACTACAAACACAATTGAAAATACCACTAATGGAGTTGTAATCAAGTTTGGGTTTAGCAAAAATGCTACTTTTTTAGAGCCCTCGAAGCTTTGGTCAATTTTGCTTATACTGGAAAAGTAGTATTAGACAAAAACAACGTTCAAAGTATTATGATTGGCGCTTCATATCTTCAACTAAATAAAGTTAGAGATGCTTGTGCCAATTACTTATTGCAAAGGTATTTAAATTATAGTGCTGAAAGGATTTATTGCACCTACAATAATTGGTTTTCTAGAATCCACCCGCAAAACGCTTTAGGGTTTCGACATTTCGCCGAATCTCTCGGATCATCCACCTTAGCAGACTCTGCTGAAAAGTACATAGAATGGTACTTTCATGAAGTATCTCAAAACGAAGAATATTTAAACCTTCCCGTTAACGAAATCAAAGatttgttaatgaaaaatgatCTCAGAGTCGATAAGTATGTCGTGTTAACATTTGGGAAAACTTGTGacctaaatttgattttgaatctTAAGTGAGGAACAAGTTTTTGAAGCCTGCATGCGGTGGTTGAAGTACGACATAGATAAGAGAAAAGAACACCTACCAGAACTTCTATCGTTAGTGCGATTACCGCTTTTGTCGCCTTTATATATTACAGATAGAGTTAAAAATGAGGAACACATTAGGTACTCCATTCAATGCAGGTAAGTCAATTTGCCATTATCATTTTGTGTTTATTGACTGAACTTGGTTAATCCCAGGTACCAGTGTGACGTCACATGCTTTATTTTTCGTTGCTTTTTACGAGAAGTGTAATGAACTGTCACAGAGCGGTCATGTCTTCTGTTAATGTGAATATAATGTAATACACATCGCATCatcaataaatattgtaaataggAATTCTACCTACAGCATtggttagttcagattagcaaatatgttaaaatgtaattaaaacatttcatgTAGCAATGAAATGACGATATacattatatatgtatataaatttatatattatatctATATGTACAAACGTGAATTTGCTACcaggaatatttttattaaggcctttttacaactttgaactcgttaaaaacttttataaagCGTTATTGCAATTATTGTTTTAGAGATTTGGTAGATGAAGCTTTAACATTCCACCTTATCCCTGAAAGGAGAGCTCTTATTCAGAGTTTTCGTACTGAGCCACGTGTCTGTGATGTGAAaggatatatttttgttgttggAGGGCTAAATAGACATGGTtggttttaatgtttatttcgaggtgtttgtttgtttgtttgtcattaatacatttgtgGTATTTTCGGTAgcaatta
This portion of the Euwallacea fornicatus isolate EFF26 chromosome 4, ASM4011564v1, whole genome shotgun sequence genome encodes:
- the KLHL18 gene encoding kelch-like protein 18 gives rise to the protein MDWNLRYDIHSDTECDLSEGVSAPRNLLEMNSENLIFQQNDLFPSAFPLMADIRRQGKLCDVVLKVEGQQFSAHKIVLASAIPYFHAMFMNDMVESRNKEIEIKCIDATALEALVNFAYTGKVVLDKNNVQSIMIGASYLQLNKVRDACANYLLQRIHPQNALGFRHFAESLGSSTLADSAEKYIEWYFHEVSQNEEYLNLPVNEIKDLLMKNDLRVDNEEQVFEACMRWLKYDIDKRKEHLPELLSLVRLPLLSPLYITDRVKNEEHIRYSIQCRDLVDEALTFHLIPERRALIQSFRTEPRVCDVKGYIFVVGGLNRHGDSLSTVEYYDPKTEKWNIAPPMSMMRSRLGVAVIKHKLYAFGGYNGRDRLSSVEVYDAILKKWSMVTPMICKRSALGATALGDIIYVCGGYDGVTSLNSVERYHPSTNSWCSLAPMNKSRSAGAVIACQGHIYALGGHDGLSIFDSVERYNPASNTWIEAPPMLTKRCRLGVAMLGGKLYACGGYDGSSFLQTVEMYCPRANKWTYVAPMNAQRSRVALTANMGKLWAVGGYDGISNLNSVEVYDPNRDVWEYAPVMIAHEGGVGLGVISVP
- the LOC136338692 gene encoding potassium channel subfamily K member 18-like; amino-acid sequence: MQDTEQEYDSSNTRKCSLAMFCGRTSLFVLMTGYALFGALLFKFLESGVENHQVADFQRSREDCLKELWIITERLNVLYEKNWTRLVTEQLKKFERSVVETAKNDENFNLAGPKWTFGGSLLYTVTLLTTVGYGRLSPKTALGKIIAIIYAIIGVPLMLVLLSELGSVLAYGVRRGYSKLCCHKNEEPFTCPSVGYHKAPSSPTKNYYCKSKEDTASIQLTTTHSTPNHVTFQTNHINHYVNRQEVPKRVILATVRASHSRGRCRQAPVRQILADPNCPTHCHSHGSPLRNSSIVGISTDIELEEVEENDENGQGQCLPHDTPSRIPLIWGPPDKNGGTPHSGEEATPSNLPSVPIFLVVFLFFSYIGLGAACFANMDTWTFLDAIYFCFLALSTIGVGDKLPTIHQNEFGGQLHVFACCLYIFLGLVILAMCFSLVQEELTIKCRQLANSLGFGKE